In Massilia violaceinigra, one DNA window encodes the following:
- a CDS encoding cytochrome c oxidase assembly protein, which yields MATEESGKLKLNRTMLGKLLVVAVIMFGFGYALIPVYKHLCEMLGINVLTQSDGTVKYDKNTQIDTSRKITIEFDGNSQGPWRFRPTTSSIEVHPGELTTVLYEVVNTQNRTVQAQAIPSFAPQLVMQHFKKVECFCFKQQTLKANEAKQMPVVFYIDPALPRNVKTMTLSYTFFEIAGTQAAK from the coding sequence GTGGCGACTGAAGAATCCGGAAAGCTCAAGCTCAATCGCACCATGCTCGGCAAGCTGCTGGTCGTGGCGGTGATCATGTTCGGTTTCGGCTACGCCCTGATTCCCGTGTACAAGCACTTGTGCGAAATGCTGGGAATCAACGTACTGACCCAGTCCGATGGCACGGTGAAGTACGACAAGAATACCCAGATCGATACATCGCGCAAGATCACGATCGAGTTCGATGGCAATTCGCAGGGTCCGTGGCGTTTCCGCCCGACCACGAGTTCGATCGAGGTCCATCCGGGCGAGCTGACCACCGTGCTGTACGAGGTGGTCAATACGCAGAACCGGACTGTGCAGGCGCAGGCGATTCCCAGCTTCGCGCCGCAACTGGTGATGCAGCACTTTAAAAAAGTCGAGTGCTTCTGCTTCAAGCAGCAGACCTTGAAGGCGAATGAAGCGAAGCAGATGCCGGTGGTGTTCTACATCGATCCGGCCCTGCCGCGCAACGTGAAGACGATGACCTTGTCGTACACGTTTTTCGAGATTGCCGGTACCCAGGCAGCAAAGTAA
- a CDS encoding SCO family protein yields the protein MLFSYLTYYVIKPTGRTNYGTLIEPQKYPIPPAMGITTLDGKPIALDAYKGKWIMLQVGPGECPQACRDQLVAMRQLRLMQGKEMERIERVWLVTDATPIDTMLMRVVDGTRMLRVPAAAVTSWLPVEPGGKVDEHMYLIDPMGHLMMRFPKQPDPAKVKKDMYKLLKASAIG from the coding sequence ATGCTGTTTTCCTACCTGACTTATTACGTGATCAAGCCGACCGGGCGCACCAACTACGGGACCCTGATCGAGCCGCAAAAGTACCCGATCCCGCCGGCAATGGGCATCACCACGCTCGACGGCAAGCCGATCGCGCTCGACGCCTACAAAGGTAAATGGATCATGCTGCAGGTCGGTCCGGGCGAGTGCCCGCAAGCCTGCCGCGACCAGCTGGTCGCGATGCGCCAGCTGCGCCTGATGCAGGGCAAGGAAATGGAGCGCATCGAGCGCGTCTGGCTGGTCACGGACGCGACCCCGATCGACACCATGCTCATGCGCGTGGTCGACGGCACCCGCATGCTGCGCGTGCCGGCCGCGGCCGTGACGTCCTGGCTGCCGGTCGAGCCGGGCGGCAAGGTGGACGAGCACATGTACCTGATCGACCCGATGGGTCACCTGATGATGCGCTTCCCAAAGCAGCCTGATCCGGCCAAGGTGAAGAAGGACATGTACAAGCTGCTCAAAGCTTCCGCGATCGGTTAA
- the coxB gene encoding cytochrome c oxidase subunit II, whose product MTYAKRLQALMFGLAISASIPALAAPVEGRPVEYQLNLQMPVTKIASEINDLHTWMMIVCMVIFVAVFGVMFYSVFKHRRSLGHKPATFHESTAVEIAWTVVPFLIVIVMALPATKTVVAMKDTSNADITIKATGMQWKWGYDYLKGEGEGISFLSNLKTPRSQVGAPGVEPTEARGVNYLMEVDNEIYVPVNKKIRIVLTANDVIHAWMIPAFGVKQDAIPGFVRDTWFKAEQIGVYRGQCAELCGKEHAFMPIVVNVVSDADYTKWVEGEKKKMAALADDPSKVWTIDELKVKGEKVYTTNCVVCHQANGKGVPNAFAALDASPVVLGAKAEQINVLLHGQKSGKYPTEMPGWKQLSDSDIAAVITYTRNNWSNKATENIVQPAEVLAARNK is encoded by the coding sequence ATGACATATGCAAAGCGACTTCAGGCCTTGATGTTCGGTCTGGCAATTTCGGCCAGCATCCCTGCGCTGGCTGCACCGGTGGAGGGACGTCCGGTGGAATACCAGCTGAACCTGCAAATGCCAGTGACGAAGATTGCGTCGGAAATCAACGACCTGCACACCTGGATGATGATCGTCTGTATGGTGATCTTCGTCGCGGTGTTCGGCGTGATGTTCTATTCGGTCTTCAAGCACCGCCGTTCGCTGGGCCACAAGCCGGCCACCTTCCACGAATCGACCGCTGTCGAGATCGCCTGGACCGTCGTCCCTTTCCTGATCGTGATCGTGATGGCGCTGCCAGCGACCAAGACCGTGGTAGCGATGAAAGATACCTCCAACGCCGACATCACCATCAAAGCCACCGGCATGCAGTGGAAATGGGGCTACGACTACCTGAAGGGCGAGGGCGAAGGCATTTCCTTCCTGTCGAACCTGAAAACCCCGCGTTCGCAAGTCGGTGCGCCAGGTGTTGAGCCGACCGAAGCGCGCGGCGTCAACTACCTGATGGAAGTCGACAATGAAATCTACGTGCCGGTCAACAAGAAGATCCGTATCGTCCTGACCGCCAACGACGTCATCCACGCCTGGATGATCCCGGCCTTCGGCGTCAAGCAGGATGCGATTCCCGGTTTCGTGCGCGATACCTGGTTCAAGGCCGAGCAGATCGGTGTCTACCGCGGCCAGTGCGCCGAGCTGTGCGGTAAAGAACACGCCTTCATGCCGATCGTGGTCAATGTCGTCTCCGACGCCGACTACACCAAGTGGGTCGAAGGCGAGAAGAAGAAAATGGCTGCCCTGGCCGACGATCCATCGAAAGTGTGGACCATCGATGAACTGAAAGTCAAAGGCGAAAAAGTCTACACCACCAATTGCGTGGTCTGCCACCAGGCCAACGGCAAGGGTGTGCCGAACGCGTTCGCCGCGCTCGATGCCTCGCCGGTCGTTCTGGGCGCGAAAGCGGAACAGATCAATGTGCTGCTGCACGGCCAGAAGTCGGGCAAGTACCCGACCGAAATGCCAGGCTGGAAACAATTGTCGGATTCTGATATTGCTGCGGTGATTACTTACACCCGCAACAACTGGTCGAACAAGGCAACGGAAAATATCGTTCAACCAGCCGAAGTCCTGGCTGCACGTAACAAGTAA
- a CDS encoding methyltransferase domain-containing protein, with product MATDTLSAPIDLARVRTLFSRPQRVERSDFLRREIAARMHERLMLVKVAPKRVLDAGCGSGADLALLQKDYPAAHIVGLDAAAAMIEAAKTPASALKSLNQMLSRLLPGKAGVDLLCGDFGSLPFGPNSVDLVWSNLALHWHPQPDRVFAEWRRVLRQDGLLMFSNFGPDTLRELRTAFAEADAGTGPTPHVLPFVDMHDFGDQLVEAGFSTPVMDMEVITVTYDTAAALLADARALGGNPLATRRRGLFGRAAWQRMLAALERQRRADGKLGLTFEVIYGHAFRPAPRVTAAGEAIIRFEPRKGR from the coding sequence ATGGCTACCGATACCCTGAGCGCGCCGATCGACCTGGCGCGCGTGCGTACCCTGTTCTCGCGTCCGCAGCGCGTGGAACGGTCCGATTTCCTGCGGCGCGAGATCGCCGCCCGCATGCATGAGCGCCTGATGCTGGTCAAGGTGGCGCCCAAGCGCGTGCTCGACGCCGGCTGCGGCAGCGGCGCCGACCTGGCGTTGTTGCAAAAAGATTATCCCGCCGCCCACATCGTCGGGCTCGACGCGGCCGCCGCCATGATCGAGGCGGCCAAAACGCCGGCCTCGGCCCTCAAATCGCTGAACCAGATGCTCAGCCGGCTGTTGCCGGGCAAGGCCGGGGTCGATCTGCTGTGCGGCGATTTCGGCAGTTTGCCGTTCGGACCGAACTCGGTCGACCTGGTGTGGTCCAACCTGGCCTTGCACTGGCATCCCCAGCCCGACCGCGTGTTCGCGGAATGGCGCCGGGTGCTGCGCCAAGATGGCTTGCTGATGTTTTCCAATTTTGGCCCGGACACCCTGCGCGAGCTGCGCACGGCGTTCGCCGAGGCCGACGCCGGGACCGGCCCCACCCCGCACGTGCTGCCTTTTGTGGACATGCACGACTTCGGCGACCAGTTGGTGGAGGCCGGGTTTTCCACCCCGGTCATGGACATGGAAGTCATTACGGTCACCTACGATACGGCCGCCGCCCTGCTGGCCGACGCCCGCGCGCTGGGCGGCAATCCGCTCGCCACGCGCCGGCGCGGCCTGTTCGGGCGCGCGGCCTGGCAGCGCATGCTGGCGGCGCTGGAGCGGCAGCGCCGCGCCGACGGCAAGCTGGGCCTGACCTTCGAGGTCATCTACGGCCACGCCTTCCGTCCGGCGCCGCGCGTGACCGCCGCTGGCGAGGCGATCATCCGCTTTGAGCCGCGCAAGGGGCGCTGA
- a CDS encoding cytochrome oxidase small assembly protein translates to MSDPKKPNNARTGLILAVLAAFFFAMVFIKRIWL, encoded by the coding sequence ATGTCTGATCCAAAAAAACCGAACAATGCAAGAACCGGCCTGATCCTGGCCGTGCTGGCGGCATTTTTCTTTGCCATGGTATTTATCAAACGTATTTGGCTGTGA
- a CDS encoding SURF1 family protein, whose translation MRIRFRFRAIPFVATVLLVALGIALGRWQDGRAAEKIGLQQAITARAGAAPLVLGAAPLTPAQVELRPVTVTGTFVRDWPLFLNNRPQEGKAGFYLLMPLRIDGTDMHVLVARGWLPRYTGQYDRLPEFDTPAGTVTVTGLARAGMGKVMQLGTAAPVAPKAILQNLTPAEFAQASKLAVQPFFIEQSGPAPAGDKLVRNWPAPSLNVEKHQGYAFQWYALAVMALLFFVITGFQRGTKQND comes from the coding sequence ATGCGTATCCGCTTCCGGTTTCGGGCGATCCCCTTCGTGGCCACGGTGCTGCTGGTGGCGCTCGGCATCGCCCTGGGGCGCTGGCAGGATGGGCGCGCCGCCGAGAAAATCGGTCTGCAGCAGGCCATCACGGCGCGCGCCGGGGCCGCCCCGCTGGTGCTCGGCGCGGCCCCGCTCACGCCCGCCCAGGTCGAGCTGCGCCCGGTCACCGTCACCGGCACCTTTGTGCGCGACTGGCCGCTGTTCCTGAACAACCGTCCGCAAGAAGGCAAGGCCGGCTTTTACCTGCTGATGCCGCTGCGCATCGATGGTACTGATATGCACGTGCTGGTGGCGCGCGGCTGGCTGCCGCGCTACACCGGCCAGTACGACCGCTTGCCGGAGTTCGATACGCCGGCGGGCACGGTGACCGTCACGGGCCTGGCGCGCGCAGGCATGGGCAAGGTGATGCAGCTCGGAACGGCGGCGCCGGTCGCGCCCAAGGCCATCCTGCAAAACCTGACGCCGGCCGAGTTCGCGCAAGCGAGCAAGCTGGCGGTGCAGCCCTTTTTTATCGAGCAAAGCGGCCCGGCGCCGGCCGGCGACAAGCTGGTGCGCAACTGGCCGGCCCCCTCCCTGAACGTGGAAAAACACCAGGGTTATGCATTTCAATGGTATGCGCTGGCGGTCATGGCGCTGCTCTTTTTCGTGATTACAGGATTTCAACGTGGAACTAAACAAAACGACTAA
- the trmL gene encoding tRNA (uridine(34)/cytosine(34)/5-carboxymethylaminomethyluridine(34)-2'-O)-methyltransferase TrmL, giving the protein MFHVVLVEPEIPPNTGNIIRLCANTGAQLHLIEPLGFPLDDAKMKRAGLDYHDYATMKVHKNWEAYLSDCQPDPARMFALTTHGSSPFAEAKFLPGDVFVFGAETRGLAPALRESFAPAQRIRLPMRPDNRSLNLSNTVAVVVFEAWRQNGYAGGA; this is encoded by the coding sequence TTGTTCCACGTCGTACTGGTAGAACCCGAAATCCCGCCGAACACCGGCAATATCATCCGCCTGTGCGCCAACACGGGTGCGCAGCTGCACCTGATCGAACCGCTGGGTTTCCCGCTGGACGATGCCAAGATGAAGCGCGCCGGGCTCGACTACCACGATTACGCCACCATGAAGGTCCACAAGAACTGGGAAGCGTACCTGAGCGATTGCCAGCCCGACCCGGCGCGCATGTTCGCGCTGACCACGCACGGCTCGTCGCCGTTCGCCGAAGCAAAGTTCCTGCCGGGCGACGTCTTCGTGTTCGGCGCCGAAACGCGCGGCCTGGCGCCCGCACTGCGCGAATCGTTCGCGCCAGCACAGCGCATCCGCCTGCCGATGCGCCCGGACAACCGCAGCCTGAATTTATCGAACACGGTGGCCGTGGTGGTGTTCGAGGCATGGCGCCAGAACGGCTACGCCGGCGGCGCCTGA
- a CDS encoding DUF2970 domain-containing protein encodes MTDVKQGNEHKASFGATMKAVFWSFLGIRKRSDYEKDSASLNPVHVVFAGLIGVMLFIGVLVALVKFAVS; translated from the coding sequence ATGACGGATGTGAAGCAAGGCAACGAGCACAAGGCGTCTTTCGGCGCCACGATGAAAGCGGTGTTCTGGTCTTTCCTGGGCATCCGCAAGCGCAGCGATTACGAAAAAGATTCGGCCAGCCTGAATCCGGTGCATGTGGTTTTCGCCGGATTGATTGGGGTGATGTTGTTCATTGGCGTGCTGGTGGCATTGGTGAAATTTGCCGTGTCGTAA
- a CDS encoding twin transmembrane helix small protein — protein MKILVAIAFILIIGSLGSALFFLMRDKGKSNRTVHALAMRVGLSITLFLVLLGSYKMGWIAPTGIR, from the coding sequence ATGAAAATCCTCGTCGCTATTGCCTTCATCCTGATTATCGGAAGCCTGGGCTCTGCCCTGTTCTTCCTGATGCGCGACAAGGGCAAGAGCAACCGCACGGTACACGCGCTGGCGATGCGCGTGGGCCTGTCGATTACCCTGTTCCTGGTGCTGCTGGGCAGCTACAAGATGGGCTGGATCGCGCCGACCGGCATTCGCTGA
- a CDS encoding COX15/CtaA family protein: protein MQLSSMVQLGLIGLLAACLPLAMVWMSSDPNKYRKLVWVTVFLTFDLIVFGAFTRLTDSGLGCPDWPGCYGAANPFLAHAEIVAAETLMPTGPVTVVKAWIEMIHRYLAMGIGVLIVALMGTAWVQWRKTRRAEFAPGLPTALFVFVLIQGAFGAWTVTLKLQPVIVTIHLLLGMGLLSMLVWLGARQNRAAALAHGRFTAPAAGAPTMLCRLALAAAVVLTIQIALGGWVSTNYATLACLDFPLCNGNLVPEMDFEHGFTLWRELGKTAAGHYLPFSALTAIHWVHRNFAFVVLAVLGLAAWRARAHPGVARHARGIALVLAVQAATGIATVYLNFPLTIAVLHNAGAALLVLMVTMLNYKIKYPSGPVLQASHHQ from the coding sequence ATGCAGCTCTCGTCCATGGTGCAACTGGGGTTGATCGGCCTGCTGGCGGCCTGCCTGCCGCTGGCGATGGTCTGGATGTCGTCCGACCCCAATAAATACCGCAAGCTGGTCTGGGTCACGGTGTTCCTCACGTTCGACCTGATCGTCTTCGGCGCCTTCACGCGCCTGACCGATTCGGGCCTGGGCTGCCCGGACTGGCCGGGCTGCTATGGCGCCGCCAATCCCTTCCTCGCGCATGCCGAGATCGTCGCCGCCGAAACTTTGATGCCGACCGGCCCCGTGACCGTGGTCAAGGCCTGGATCGAAATGATCCACCGCTACCTGGCGATGGGCATTGGCGTGCTGATCGTGGCGCTGATGGGAACCGCCTGGGTTCAGTGGCGCAAGACGCGCCGCGCCGAGTTCGCGCCCGGCCTGCCGACGGCGCTGTTCGTGTTCGTGCTGATCCAGGGCGCCTTTGGCGCCTGGACCGTGACGCTCAAGCTGCAGCCGGTCATCGTCACCATCCACCTGCTGCTGGGCATGGGCTTGCTGTCGATGCTGGTGTGGCTGGGTGCGCGCCAGAACCGCGCCGCCGCGCTGGCCCATGGGCGCTTTACCGCGCCGGCCGCCGGCGCGCCCACCATGCTGTGCCGCCTGGCGCTGGCCGCCGCCGTGGTACTGACGATCCAGATCGCCCTGGGCGGCTGGGTCAGCACCAACTACGCCACCCTGGCCTGCCTTGATTTCCCACTTTGCAACGGCAACCTGGTGCCCGAGATGGACTTCGAGCATGGCTTTACCCTGTGGCGCGAGCTGGGCAAGACCGCGGCCGGCCACTACCTGCCGTTCTCCGCCCTGACCGCGATCCACTGGGTGCACCGCAACTTCGCCTTCGTCGTGCTGGCCGTGCTGGGCCTGGCGGCGTGGCGCGCGCGCGCCCATCCGGGCGTGGCCAGGCATGCGCGCGGGATCGCCCTCGTGCTCGCCGTCCAGGCCGCGACCGGCATCGCCACCGTCTACCTGAACTTCCCGCTGACCATCGCCGTGCTGCATAACGCCGGCGCCGCGCTGCTGGTGCTGATGGTGACCATGTTAAACTACAAGATCAAGTACCCCTCCGGCCCGGTACTGCAAGCAAGCCACCACCAATGA
- a CDS encoding ComF family protein, which produces MSAWPQRDTMAGMLRALLPSTCALCGEAADAAVCAPCARQFVAAGAARCRRCANPLGGADAGLACGACLADAPAYDATVAASDYASPLDQLVLRLKFGGALALAPWCARTLHAAVLAAPGFALPELLCPVPLGPARLSERGYNQALEIARPLSTLLGIALQPRLTLRRFDTPAQSGATALERKNNMRHAFLVAPDMLAQVRGRHIGVVDDVMTSGHTLNALAATLKRFGAARVSNLVFARTPPH; this is translated from the coding sequence ATGAGCGCGTGGCCGCAGCGCGACACCATGGCAGGCATGCTGCGCGCGCTGCTGCCCTCCACCTGCGCCCTGTGCGGGGAAGCGGCCGACGCCGCCGTGTGTGCGCCCTGCGCGCGCCAGTTCGTGGCCGCCGGCGCGGCGCGCTGCCGCCGCTGCGCCAATCCGCTCGGCGGCGCCGACGCCGGCCTGGCCTGCGGTGCCTGCCTGGCCGATGCGCCGGCCTACGACGCTACCGTGGCGGCAAGCGACTACGCCAGTCCGCTCGACCAGCTGGTCCTGCGGCTCAAGTTCGGCGGCGCCCTCGCGCTGGCGCCCTGGTGCGCGCGCACGCTGCACGCGGCGGTGCTGGCCGCGCCCGGCTTCGCGCTGCCCGAGCTTCTGTGTCCGGTGCCGCTGGGGCCGGCGCGGCTGAGCGAGCGCGGCTACAACCAGGCGCTCGAAATTGCCCGGCCGCTATCGACGCTGCTGGGCATCGCCCTGCAGCCGCGGCTGACGCTGCGCCGGTTCGACACGCCGGCGCAATCGGGCGCGACGGCGCTGGAGCGCAAGAACAATATGCGCCATGCATTTCTGGTGGCGCCGGACATGCTGGCGCAGGTGCGCGGGCGCCACATCGGCGTGGTCGACGACGTCATGACCAGCGGGCATACACTGAATGCGCTGGCGGCCACGCTCAAGCGCTTCGGCGCCGCGCGCGTGAGCAACCTGGTGTTTGCGCGCACGCCGCCGCACTGA
- a CDS encoding cytochrome c oxidase subunit 3, whose translation MSSPHAAAPYYFVPGPSKWPMAAGLSLLVTMIGASAWVNDVSWGPAVNIAGILATLLVMYFWFGDAIGESEAGQYGKRIDLSFRWSMSWFIFSEIMFFGAFFGALFYARTITMPWLGDLDHKIIWPDFAAQWGGASPAGTIDSFTTMGPFPIPTINTALLLLSGVTLTISHHALRAGHRAKTAFWLAATILLGFVFMGFQAYEYMHAYSDLNLKLTSGIYGSIFYLLTGFHGFHVTLGAIMLSVILYRVMKGHFTAENHFGFEGAAWYWHFVDVVWLGLYIVVYWL comes from the coding sequence ATGAGTTCACCACACGCCGCCGCACCGTATTATTTTGTGCCGGGCCCGTCCAAATGGCCGATGGCCGCCGGCTTGTCGCTGCTCGTCACGATGATCGGCGCTTCAGCCTGGGTCAATGACGTATCGTGGGGCCCGGCGGTCAATATCGCCGGCATCCTGGCGACCTTGCTGGTCATGTACTTCTGGTTCGGCGACGCCATCGGCGAATCCGAAGCGGGCCAGTACGGCAAGCGCATCGATCTGTCGTTCCGCTGGTCGATGAGCTGGTTCATCTTCTCCGAAATCATGTTTTTCGGCGCGTTCTTCGGCGCCCTGTTCTACGCGCGCACCATCACCATGCCGTGGCTGGGCGACCTCGATCACAAGATCATCTGGCCTGATTTCGCGGCCCAGTGGGGCGGCGCCAGCCCGGCCGGCACCATCGACAGCTTCACGACCATGGGTCCGTTCCCGATCCCGACCATCAACACCGCGCTGCTGCTGCTGTCGGGCGTAACGCTGACCATTTCGCACCACGCCCTGCGCGCCGGCCACCGTGCCAAGACCGCGTTCTGGCTCGCCGCCACCATCTTGCTCGGCTTCGTCTTCATGGGCTTCCAGGCCTACGAGTACATGCACGCTTACAGCGACCTGAACCTGAAACTGACCTCGGGCATCTACGGTTCGATCTTTTACCTGCTGACCGGTTTCCACGGTTTCCACGTGACGCTCGGCGCGATCATGCTGTCGGTGATCCTGTACCGCGTCATGAAGGGCCACTTCACCGCCGAGAACCACTTCGGCTTCGAAGGCGCCGCCTGGTACTGGCACTTTGTCGACGTCGTCTGGCTCGGCCTGTACATCGTCGTCTACTGGCTGTAA
- the ctaD gene encoding cytochrome c oxidase subunit I, whose translation MSTSTLDHAHGHDHDHSHDHPTGMTRWLFATNHKDIGTLYLWFSLIMLLSGGVLALMIRTELFKPGLQFFQPEFFNQLTTMHGLVMVFGAIMPAFVGFANWMIPLQVGASDMAFARMNNFSFWLLPPAAILLATSFLVPGGATAAGWTLYAPLSTQMGPGMDMAIFAMHLMGASSIMGSINIIVTILNMRAPGMTLMKMPMFCWTWLITAYLLIAVMPVLAGAITMTLTDRHFGTSFFNAAGGGDPVMYQHIFWFFGHPEVYIMILPAFGIVSQILPAFARKPLFGYASMVYATASIAILSFIVWAHHMFTTGMPVTSQLFFMYATMLIAVPTGVKVFNWIATMWKGSMTFETPMLFSVGFIFVFTMGGFTGLILAVTPIDIQLQDTYYVVAHFHYVLVAGSLFALFAGFYYWSPKWTGHMYSEFRGKMHFWLSLITFNITFFPMHFLGLAGMPRRYADYPAQFTDFNTIATIGAFGFGLSQVYFLFCVILPTIRGGAKAADKPWDGAEGLEWTVPSPAPFHTFETPPTVK comes from the coding sequence ATGAGCACAAGCACACTAGATCACGCACACGGCCATGATCACGATCATAGCCACGATCACCCGACGGGGATGACCCGCTGGCTGTTCGCCACCAATCACAAGGATATCGGTACCCTGTACCTGTGGTTCTCGCTCATCATGCTGCTTTCCGGCGGCGTGCTGGCGCTGATGATCCGTACCGAACTGTTCAAACCGGGCCTGCAATTCTTCCAGCCCGAGTTCTTTAACCAGCTGACCACGATGCACGGTCTGGTGATGGTGTTCGGCGCGATCATGCCGGCCTTCGTCGGTTTCGCCAACTGGATGATCCCGCTGCAGGTGGGCGCTTCCGACATGGCGTTCGCACGGATGAACAACTTCTCGTTCTGGCTGCTGCCGCCCGCGGCAATCCTGCTGGCGACCTCGTTCCTGGTGCCTGGCGGCGCAACCGCTGCCGGCTGGACCCTGTACGCTCCGCTGTCGACCCAGATGGGCCCCGGCATGGACATGGCGATTTTCGCGATGCACCTGATGGGCGCATCGTCGATCATGGGTTCGATCAACATCATCGTCACCATCCTGAACATGCGCGCTCCGGGCATGACCCTGATGAAAATGCCGATGTTCTGCTGGACCTGGCTGATCACCGCCTACCTGCTGATCGCCGTGATGCCTGTGCTGGCTGGCGCGATCACCATGACCCTGACCGACCGTCACTTCGGCACTTCGTTCTTTAACGCTGCCGGCGGCGGCGACCCGGTCATGTACCAGCACATCTTCTGGTTCTTCGGTCACCCCGAGGTGTACATCATGATTCTGCCTGCGTTCGGTATCGTGTCGCAGATCCTGCCGGCGTTTGCCCGCAAGCCGCTGTTCGGCTATGCCTCGATGGTCTACGCTACCGCGTCGATCGCGATTCTGTCGTTCATCGTCTGGGCTCACCACATGTTCACCACCGGCATGCCAGTGACCAGCCAGCTGTTCTTCATGTATGCAACCATGCTGATCGCAGTGCCGACCGGCGTCAAAGTGTTCAACTGGATCGCCACGATGTGGAAGGGTTCGATGACGTTCGAGACCCCGATGCTGTTCTCGGTCGGCTTCATCTTCGTGTTCACCATGGGTGGTTTCACCGGCCTGATCCTGGCCGTGACCCCGATCGACATCCAGCTGCAAGATACTTACTACGTCGTGGCCCACTTCCACTACGTGCTGGTGGCTGGTTCCCTGTTCGCCCTGTTCGCCGGTTTCTACTACTGGTCGCCGAAGTGGACTGGCCACATGTACAGCGAATTCCGCGGCAAGATGCACTTCTGGCTGTCGCTGATCACGTTTAACATCACTTTCTTCCCGATGCATTTCCTGGGTCTGGCGGGGATGCCGCGCCGCTACGCGGATTACCCGGCGCAGTTCACCGACTTCAACACGATCGCCACCATCGGCGCGTTCGGTTTCGGCCTGTCGCAGGTGTACTTCCTGTTCTGCGTGATCCTGCCGACCATTCGTGGCGGTGCCAAGGCGGCCGACAAGCCATGGGATGGCGCTGAAGGCCTGGAGTGGACCGTGCCGAGCCCGGCACCGTTCCACACCTTCGAAACACCGCCGACGGTGAAGTAA
- the cyoE gene encoding heme o synthase yields MTTQTATHKTANRAAQYWALTKPRVTQLAVFCAVIGMLLATEGMPNWRILVPATVGIWLLAGAAFAVNCLLEAEIDARMARTARRATAMGELTKTQTMIFSAIIGGAGMAVLYTMVNPLTMWLTFVTFVGYAVIYTMILKPATPQNIVIGGLSGAMPPALGWAAVANDVPMQAWLLVLIIFVWTPPHFWALAMYRRDDYARSGLPMLPVTHGMNFTGFHVWLYSIALAATTLLPYAVRMSGHIYLASAVVLNAVFLWHGWQVYRHYSDQVARKAFTWSIIYLSLLFAALLLDHYVKL; encoded by the coding sequence ATGACAACCCAGACCGCAACACACAAAACCGCCAACCGCGCCGCCCAGTACTGGGCGCTGACCAAACCGAGAGTCACCCAGCTGGCCGTGTTCTGCGCCGTGATCGGCATGCTGCTGGCCACCGAAGGCATGCCCAACTGGCGCATCCTGGTGCCGGCCACGGTCGGCATCTGGCTGCTGGCCGGCGCCGCGTTCGCCGTCAACTGCCTGCTCGAAGCCGAGATCGATGCGCGCATGGCGCGCACCGCGCGCCGCGCCACCGCCATGGGCGAGCTGACCAAGACCCAGACCATGATCTTTTCGGCCATCATCGGCGGCGCCGGCATGGCCGTGCTGTACACGATGGTCAATCCGCTGACCATGTGGCTCACCTTCGTGACCTTTGTCGGCTACGCCGTCATCTACACCATGATCCTGAAACCGGCCACGCCGCAAAACATCGTCATCGGCGGCCTGTCGGGCGCCATGCCGCCGGCGCTCGGCTGGGCCGCGGTCGCCAACGACGTGCCGATGCAAGCCTGGCTGCTGGTGCTGATCATTTTCGTGTGGACCCCGCCGCACTTCTGGGCGCTGGCCATGTACCGGCGCGACGACTATGCGCGCTCCGGTTTGCCGATGCTGCCGGTCACGCACGGCATGAACTTCACCGGTTTCCACGTCTGGCTGTATTCGATCGCGCTGGCGGCCACCACGCTGCTGCCGTACGCGGTGCGCATGAGCGGACACATCTACCTGGCCTCGGCCGTGGTGCTCAATGCCGTGTTCCTGTGGCATGGCTGGCAGGTGTACCGCCACTATTCCGACCAGGTGGCGCGCAAGGCGTTCACCTGGTCCATCATTTACCTGTCGCTGCTGTTTGCTGCCTTGCTGCTCGACCACTACGTCAAATTATGA